One window from the genome of Cyclobacterium amurskyense encodes:
- a CDS encoding FtsX-like permease family protein, with protein MYKNYLKIAFRNLWRHRGFSFLNIAGLAIGLSAGFLILLYVSFELSYDQFHSKADRIYRVVSDIETPTSTIKNSEPAWAVPPHLHTAFEEVESAVRIQETRLLVHRDGKRYNENNGLAVDPDFFKMFDFKLLSGNKENALVAPFSIVLSESMAKKYFGDLDPIGESLDIEDYGFVGNVTAVMEDMPVNSHLRADILISLTTFFTENYSPNLNDNWEGYEPDAYILLKPKVNAKVLESKFPEFLERNDGEGMKKLQAYVTLYLEPFKEVYLRSDRYRTISGNINNVYTLSIVALFILLIASINFINLTTARSTERAREVGIRKVIGAEKRQLGLQFIGESTLICLLAFSLTLAITSLILPAFNDMAGKTIAEGILSNPSHVLSILGIAILIGILAGSYPAFILSSFKPVNVLKGSFSNGTKGILLRKGLVVTQFSISIALIIGTIVIYHQMSFMRNQDLGFDKERMVILNSSNTELKDGLEALPGVVSTSLVSSIPGGDNPLAYSRIQNVNNDQQIVDVDAYFVDFDAITQFDMKVVAGRGFSSQFPTDTLEAMVINESAVKLLGFASPKDALEAKFEQWGRSGRVVGVVQDFHFKSLKENIDPLTMRVDRGRKGLLTVKLSSNDLTNTVASIEEKWKAVLPNEPFDYYFLDEFFDRQYRADERFGYLIFNFSMLAIIISCLGLFGLVAYSTVQRRREIGIRKVIGASVMGIVKLLSKEFLKLVGLAIIVASPLAWLVMNYWLEDFAYQIEIQWWVFVMAGAMVLTIALLTVGFHAIKAANINPVKSLRTE; from the coding sequence GGGCTGGCAATTGGGCTTAGTGCTGGTTTCCTGATTCTTCTTTATGTGAGCTTTGAACTCAGCTATGATCAGTTTCACAGCAAGGCAGACAGGATTTATCGGGTGGTATCGGATATTGAAACACCAACAAGTACCATAAAAAATAGTGAACCTGCCTGGGCTGTGCCACCTCACTTGCATACAGCATTTGAAGAAGTTGAATCAGCAGTAAGAATTCAGGAAACCCGTCTGTTGGTTCATCGCGATGGTAAAAGATACAACGAAAACAATGGTTTGGCAGTTGATCCGGATTTTTTCAAAATGTTTGACTTTAAACTTTTATCTGGAAATAAGGAAAATGCACTTGTAGCTCCTTTCAGCATTGTACTCTCTGAATCAATGGCAAAAAAGTATTTTGGAGATCTGGACCCCATTGGCGAGTCTTTGGATATTGAGGATTATGGTTTTGTAGGCAATGTAACAGCTGTGATGGAAGATATGCCTGTAAATTCCCATTTAAGGGCAGATATTTTGATCTCTTTAACCACTTTTTTTACTGAAAATTATAGTCCCAATTTGAATGACAATTGGGAAGGGTATGAGCCGGATGCCTATATATTGCTCAAGCCAAAGGTAAATGCCAAGGTATTGGAATCTAAATTCCCAGAATTCTTAGAAAGAAATGATGGGGAAGGGATGAAAAAACTCCAGGCCTACGTCACATTGTACCTGGAACCTTTTAAGGAGGTTTATCTGCGATCAGACCGATACAGAACGATAAGTGGAAACATTAACAATGTGTATACCCTATCAATTGTTGCCCTCTTTATTTTGTTGATTGCCAGTATTAATTTCATCAACCTTACTACTGCAAGGTCCACGGAAAGGGCCAGAGAAGTGGGAATACGCAAGGTAATTGGTGCTGAAAAAAGACAACTGGGCCTCCAGTTTATCGGTGAATCTACCCTCATTTGTTTACTGGCATTTTCCTTAACCCTTGCCATTACTTCGCTGATTCTACCTGCTTTTAACGATATGGCGGGTAAAACCATAGCTGAGGGTATTTTGTCTAATCCCTCTCATGTCTTGTCTATATTAGGAATCGCAATACTTATAGGAATATTAGCAGGTAGCTATCCTGCATTCATTTTGTCTTCATTTAAGCCTGTAAATGTATTGAAAGGCAGTTTTTCCAATGGAACGAAAGGGATTCTATTGCGAAAAGGGCTGGTCGTTACCCAATTCTCAATTTCCATAGCATTAATCATTGGTACCATTGTCATTTATCACCAGATGAGTTTTATGCGGAACCAGGATTTGGGGTTTGATAAAGAGCGGATGGTAATATTGAACTCCAGTAATACTGAGCTAAAAGATGGACTTGAGGCTTTACCTGGAGTAGTCTCAACGAGTTTGGTATCAAGCATTCCAGGAGGAGACAATCCTTTGGCCTATTCAAGGATTCAAAATGTAAACAATGACCAACAAATAGTAGATGTTGATGCCTATTTTGTGGATTTTGATGCCATTACTCAATTTGATATGAAGGTAGTTGCAGGAAGAGGTTTTTCCAGCCAGTTTCCAACAGACACTTTAGAAGCCATGGTAATTAACGAAAGTGCTGTGAAATTGCTGGGCTTTGCTTCTCCGAAGGATGCTCTGGAAGCCAAATTTGAGCAATGGGGGCGTTCAGGCAGGGTTGTCGGGGTAGTACAAGATTTTCATTTTAAGTCCTTAAAGGAAAACATTGATCCCCTTACCATGCGGGTGGACAGAGGTAGAAAAGGGCTTCTGACGGTTAAATTATCCTCAAATGATTTAACAAATACAGTAGCCTCCATTGAGGAAAAATGGAAGGCCGTTCTACCAAACGAACCCTTCGATTATTATTTTCTTGATGAATTCTTTGACCGTCAATACCGAGCTGACGAGCGATTCGGATACCTTATTTTTAATTTCTCTATGCTGGCCATTATTATTTCCTGTCTGGGCTTATTTGGCCTGGTAGCTTATAGTACTGTGCAGCGACGGAGGGAAATAGGCATACGGAAAGTGATCGGCGCATCCGTAATGGGCATCGTAAAACTTTTGTCCAAAGAATTTTTAAAACTAGTAGGACTCGCAATTATAGTGGCGTCTCCTTTGGCCTGGCTTGTTATGAATTATTGGCTGGAGGATTTTGCTTATCAAATAGAAATTCAATGGTGGGTTTTTGTCATGGCAGGTGCTATGGTTTTGACTATCGCACTGTTGACAGTAGGTTTTCATGCAATAAAAGCAGCGAATATTAACCCAGTTAAAAGTTTACGAACCGAATAA